The Gemmatimonadaceae bacterium genome contains the following window.
TCAGTCTGCAAGAGGGCTGGCTCGTCAACCGTCTTACCGAGGCGGCCAATGAATCGGAGCGGCCACTGCGCTACGCGACAATCGGCGCACGTTTCGAATGGCCCGACGATGGATGGGACTCCCTGACGAAGGTTGCTCCGAAGGGCTGGCAGTTGCTGCGTCGGCATCTGCCTGAAGAGCGACACCAGACGATGACGATGCTCGGCAGCTATCTCGGACTGCGCGATGTCTTCGCCGACCATCCGACACGTGTGGCAGAGCAGGAGAGGGTGCTGCAAGAGGCTAATGCTCGTCCCGGCTCCGTGACTGTGGCGTCGCTGCTCGCAACCCCGTTCGCGACCCCGGACGAGGCAGCGCAGTTCGTGGGCGAATGGACCGGCAGCGTCTGGATGGGCGACGAGCGACCCGTGCGCGACGAGGTTCGCCTCCGGCTGCGAGTCGTGGACGGCCGGCTGGTCGGCGAGACCGAGCAGCCTCGCCCCGGGGTCGCTCCGCTGGTGCGCCGCTGGGAATACCTGAGAATATCGCCCCGGGGCATGACCTGGGGCTTCATGAACGGGATGGAGCCTCGGGCCCTCGCGCTCTTCGAGGGCACACTAGAGGGCGAAGAGCTCTCGGGGCTGATGCGGCTCTCGGGCCTCCCTGACGCAACCGACACTGGGCCACCGCTGAAGTTCTCGTTCCGGCGCACCAGCGCCTCCAAGCGCTGACAAGAGTCGCATCGGGAATTCGTCCTCTCCGTCGGCTCGTGCGCACAAAGAACTGGCGGCTTCCTCCGCACGGAACATTTCTGAACAGAAGCTCTCGCTGGACCGAAGTGGTGTCCACCAATTCAGGTGAACTTCACTCGGACCGCAGTGCAGCCAGCGTGTCCGTGCGGGCGGCGCGCGAAGCCGGAAGCCAGGCCGCCAGCAGTGTTGCGATCAGGATAGCTAGCGCCGCGACGCCCATTGTCTTCCCGTCGCTCGCTGAGATCCCGTAGAAGAGTGCGCTTCCGAGGCGTGCCATGCCCATCGCGATTGCGACGCCGATAGCGACTCCGATTGCGGTGCTACCCAACACATGGTCGAGCACCAGACGCCGAATTACTCTCGGCGTGGCCCCCAGGGCGCTTCGGATACCGAACTCGTTCGTTCGCTCCGATACAGTGTAGGACATGAGGCCATACACGCCAACGATCGCCAGCGCGAGTGCGAGAGCGGCCAACACACCCATGAGTGTCCCTGCAAGTCGCGTCGTGGACGTGGCATCCCGCACGTAATCCGTCAGCGGCTTCGGATCGTAGACCGGCAGGTCTGGGTCCACCGCGCCAATCACCCGTCGCATCGCTGTCGCCAGCGCGACGGGGTCACCGCCGCCTCGTACCGTGAACGTCAATTGGTTCATCACGGTGTGGTTCGGTAGCACGTAGGCTTGATGCTTGCCGACGGTGAGCACCTCTTCGTGTCGCACATGCTCTACCACGCCAATGACACGCATCCATCTCGCGGGGCCACCGACACGATTCAACATGACGCGTTGGCCGATGGGATCCTGTCCGCGCCAGACCTGCTCGGCGAACTGATTGTCGACAATGGCGACGTCGGATCCTTCGATATCGTCAAGTGGCTCGAAATGGCGCCCGCGTAGGAGGCGCGTGCCCACTGTCTGCAAGTAGCCAGTGGTGACGGTGTGCTGCTCGACTGAAAGCTCACCGAATCTCTCAGCGGTTGCATCGTCATACGCGTACGGCATCGACAACACTCTGCCTGCCAGCGGCAGATGCGACGTGGCCCCCGCTGAAACCACGCCCGGCAGCGCTTCAAGTCGTGGAATGACCTCGTCGAGGAATCGCTTTGTTCCGGGCTGATCGTACCGGGTAGTGGGGAGTGCAACGCGCGCCGTAAGAACTCCTGCGGTCTCGAAGCCGAGTCTGACGCGGCTGATGTTGAGGAAGCTCTGGATAAAGAGCCCGGCCCCGACCAGCAGTACGAGTGCGAAGGCCACCTCACCTACCATGAGAGCGGTGCGGAGTCGCTTTCCCTGTCGACTCATCCCGGCGCGCCCGCCCTCACGAAGCGCGCTCGCGAGCGACGCGGATTCGGCACGGAGCGCGGGCACCAATCCAAACAGGATACCGGTAAGCACCGTGAGCCCAACAGCGAAGCCAAGGCACACGAAATTTAGTCTAATCGCGTCTTGCATCGGAAACGCGTGTCGTGCCCCTGCGAGTAGGATTTCGAGCGCAATCCAAGCGATTCCCACTCCGAGAATTCCTCCAGAAAGAGCGAGGACTGCGCTCTCGGCCATCAGCAGCGCAAAGATGTCACGACGAGAAGCGCCCAGC
Protein-coding sequences here:
- a CDS encoding alpha/beta fold hydrolase is translated as MRSLFVAGLLVAMVAAPVRGQIAPVLLEDSVNSVPHRIVRSYRILSAALGEERRVAVHFPASYFRASADRRYPVAVVFDGETLGQTVATVATELARNGQIPEMLVVGVENTGRTARLDANQKRVWDLTPPGLSVSGSDRRQAGDLMLDFVEHELLEAVDQRLLGGSPKVLIGHSSGGILATYAAATRARFDVVLSLDAPVSLQEGWLVNRLTEAANESERPLRYATIGARFEWPDDGWDSLTKVAPKGWQLLRRHLPEERHQTMTMLGSYLGLRDVFADHPTRVAEQERVLQEANARPGSVTVASLLATPFATPDEAAQFVGEWTGSVWMGDERPVRDEVRLRLRVVDGRLVGETEQPRPGVAPLVRRWEYLRISPRGMTWGFMNGMEPRALALFEGTLEGEELSGLMRLSGLPDATDTGPPLKFSFRRTSASKR
- a CDS encoding ABC transporter permease, with product MPALKGLLAAGLRSVRRAPDFAALVIGILAVGIGANTAIFSIVYAILLRPLPYADAGQLDLLRLSFGPNERRPSYAGVEIQYIRDRSQVYESLAGTFTVSEALTGDGEPEQVDVGLMTGNFFQTLGVNPVLGRHIAPEEDNDTGPHAVLISFDLWQRRYGGMPDVVGKVILLGGESWTIVGVLPNAFALYGPPDANLGPSTAVWKPLRVDFRTVVHNGHFLRVFARRKPGMTTEAGQAELTRLQASFVEDMPDYAESRMRFHASGLQDEIVRSVRPALVALMAAVGFVLLIACANVANLLLARSVRRQREVAIRSALGASRRDIFALLMAESAVLALSGGILGVGIAWIALEILLAGARHAFPMQDAIRLNFVCLGFAVGLTVLTGILFGLVPALRAESASLASALREGGRAGMSRQGKRLRTALMVGEVAFALVLLVGAGLFIQSFLNISRVRLGFETAGVLTARVALPTTRYDQPGTKRFLDEVIPRLEALPGVVSAGATSHLPLAGRVLSMPYAYDDATAERFGELSVEQHTVTTGYLQTVGTRLLRGRHFEPLDDIEGSDVAIVDNQFAEQVWRGQDPIGQRVMLNRVGGPARWMRVIGVVEHVRHEEVLTVGKHQAYVLPNHTVMNQLTFTVRGGGDPVALATAMRRVIGAVDPDLPVYDPKPLTDYVRDATSTTRLAGTLMGVLAALALALAIVGVYGLMSYTVSERTNEFGIRSALGATPRVIRRLVLDHVLGSTAIGVAIGVAIAMGMARLGSALFYGISASDGKTMGVAALAILIATLLAAWLPASRAARTDTLAALRSE